A region of Paenibacillus sp. 37 DNA encodes the following proteins:
- a CDS encoding sensor histidine kinase, with protein MSRKTYCKRIQFLDDWSLKTKLYILFIFCVLVPVLVTNTVFYLSIKGNIEEKEHSRFNEMQQRIKFNLRNSIDNSLYVSNFLYTDGTLNRFMEYKYRDQEDYYSAYYDMLSNNNLVRYYYSYQQVNQITFYVGNDTFVNGGNFIKLDDEVKKSDWYQALMNTSDHIMIYSYFDKQQAEMSQSQGGRKVSIIRKLDYFGEQQVEKVLKVDLDYAFINKSLKNEGANGKVYVVSDGRVIFSNDSKMNQMRKPFNLIANSPIDPVQSMQSIPVVSEDWQIVVSTEKLDVLSEIVNSKLNLTLLIILNLLVPTLLIWLISRSLVIRVDRIAKHLDQVKHEKFEVISGPVGKDEIGSLTHSYNMMVIKIKNLIEIVFKGQVERQALELSKKQAELKALQSQVNPHFMFNTLETIRMRSLIKDELETSDVIHKLALLLRQTINWGDDLITIAEEIHFVESYLSIQQYRFGEKLQFAIRITDESITAMMIPKLTVLTFVENACIHGIEGTSNDGVVEVLFEIRSNELYISIRDTGVGMDQDKLASLRKMMQDPSMDRMSELSSIGMMNAYIRLRMYFDDFVQVHIFSEKGKGTTIGIQIPLMQASQE; from the coding sequence ATGAGCCGAAAGACATACTGTAAGCGTATTCAGTTTCTGGATGATTGGAGTCTCAAAACCAAGTTGTACATATTGTTCATCTTTTGTGTGCTGGTCCCGGTCCTGGTCACAAATACCGTGTTTTACCTAAGCATCAAAGGCAACATTGAAGAGAAGGAGCATAGCCGATTTAATGAAATGCAGCAAAGGATCAAGTTCAACCTGCGGAACAGTATAGATAATAGCTTGTATGTGTCCAATTTTCTCTATACCGATGGAACGCTGAACCGGTTCATGGAGTACAAGTATCGCGATCAGGAAGACTATTATTCTGCCTACTATGATATGCTTAGCAACAACAATCTGGTCAGGTACTATTACAGCTACCAGCAGGTGAATCAAATTACGTTTTATGTTGGCAATGATACCTTCGTCAATGGAGGAAACTTTATTAAGCTGGATGATGAGGTGAAGAAAAGCGATTGGTATCAAGCGCTGATGAACACAAGCGACCATATCATGATCTATTCGTATTTTGACAAACAACAGGCTGAGATGTCGCAAAGTCAGGGAGGACGCAAAGTAAGCATTATTCGTAAGCTGGATTACTTTGGGGAGCAGCAGGTTGAAAAGGTGTTAAAGGTTGATCTGGACTACGCTTTCATTAACAAATCGCTTAAAAATGAGGGAGCAAATGGGAAGGTGTATGTCGTTTCGGATGGCAGGGTCATTTTCTCGAACGATTCAAAAATGAATCAGATGCGCAAGCCATTTAATCTGATTGCAAACAGTCCAATTGACCCTGTTCAATCCATGCAATCGATTCCCGTCGTATCCGAGGATTGGCAGATTGTCGTCAGCACGGAGAAATTGGACGTTCTGTCGGAGATTGTTAATTCCAAGCTTAATTTGACTTTACTAATCATTCTTAATCTGTTGGTGCCGACACTGCTAATCTGGTTGATATCCAGATCACTGGTCATCAGAGTTGATCGGATAGCGAAGCACCTGGATCAAGTGAAGCATGAGAAATTTGAGGTGATATCGGGACCTGTGGGCAAAGACGAGATCGGTAGCCTGACCCATAGTTATAACATGATGGTCATCAAGATCAAGAACCTGATTGAGATTGTGTTTAAGGGTCAGGTGGAGCGGCAAGCCCTTGAGCTCTCCAAGAAGCAGGCGGAGCTGAAAGCCCTTCAGAGTCAGGTGAATCCCCATTTCATGTTCAACACGCTTGAAACGATCCGTATGAGGAGTTTGATCAAGGACGAACTTGAAACCTCCGATGTCATTCATAAACTGGCACTGCTGTTACGTCAGACGATCAATTGGGGCGATGATCTGATTACAATCGCAGAGGAAATCCATTTTGTGGAGAGTTATCTGAGTATCCAGCAGTATCGCTTTGGTGAAAAGCTGCAATTTGCAATCCGGATCACAGACGAATCCATTACTGCCATGATGATACCTAAACTAACCGTTCTCACCTTTGTGGAGAATGCTTGTATCCATGGCATTGAGGGGACGTCGAATGATGGGGTCGTGGAGGTATTATTCGAAATTCGAAGTAATGAACTGTACATTTCCATTCGAGATACCGGAGTTGGTATGGATCAGGACAAGCTGGCCTCGCTCCGCAAAATGATGCAAGATCCGAGTATGGATCGGATGAGCGAGCTTAGCAGCATTGGTATGATGAATGCATATATTCGGCTGCGGATGTATTTTGATGATTTCGTTCAGGTGCACATATTCAGTGAAAAGGGGAAGGGAACAACGATTGGCATTCAAATTCCTCTTATGCAGGCATCCCAAGAATAA
- a CDS encoding response regulator, producing MINVLIVDDEPFIRQGLLLLIDWGSYGFQICGQASNGMQALECIRAMQPDLVISDIKMPEMDGLQLAKTLYEQYSRDIKLILLSGFYEFGYAKQAIKYQVDDYILKPIVKTELVQVLEEFRDAFNARMEEKRYQQKKDQIIMAQHMQSILLGVAEEEAVTSLQPHYQDAGILRCILIEAEAGPDQGTDWCARVEAWVGKTLPGQILKPFTGDKNAVLLMVTDLMVNREAVTLEQYLTRLHADLSHGQEAAIACYVGKEVHELEALHESYQSCGIMKGLRFFTTCRPIYYFELMDTTLFVNRPGQFEKQLFDGLVKCIEEQQTDELFSHATAIFQFFLDERIEPGIVRIHLHYLAYTLLDLVNNDTVTPDSGLMESTFLKVNYAMLSMEENIEHLCEFSLMCAEKLKEQQKSNAMGVLAKIEAFIHEHYRENISLKLLGEQFYMNSAYLGQIFKKHYSISFSDYLNQLRIEEAARLLRRTDQRVYEIATMVGYRDSDYFISRFEKLMGETPAQYRKSAHAAYSLD from the coding sequence ATGATCAACGTGCTGATTGTGGACGATGAGCCATTTATTCGCCAAGGTCTTCTATTGTTAATTGATTGGGGGTCTTACGGATTTCAGATTTGCGGTCAGGCTTCCAATGGCATGCAGGCATTGGAGTGTATACGCGCTATGCAGCCCGATCTGGTGATTTCCGACATTAAGATGCCGGAAATGGACGGATTGCAGCTTGCCAAAACCTTGTACGAGCAATATAGCCGTGACATCAAGCTGATTCTTCTAAGTGGATTCTATGAGTTCGGATATGCCAAGCAGGCGATTAAATACCAGGTGGATGACTACATTCTCAAGCCTATTGTGAAGACCGAACTGGTTCAGGTGCTTGAGGAGTTCAGGGATGCATTCAATGCGCGAATGGAAGAGAAGCGATATCAGCAAAAAAAAGATCAGATTATTATGGCCCAGCATATGCAGTCGATCTTGCTTGGGGTGGCCGAGGAGGAAGCTGTTACGAGTCTGCAGCCCCACTATCAAGATGCCGGCATACTGCGTTGCATCCTGATTGAGGCGGAAGCCGGTCCAGATCAGGGAACGGATTGGTGCGCTCGTGTTGAGGCATGGGTGGGCAAGACCTTGCCGGGACAAATTTTGAAGCCGTTCACAGGTGATAAAAATGCGGTTCTGCTCATGGTTACGGACCTGATGGTGAACCGTGAGGCAGTGACCTTGGAGCAATATTTGACCCGATTACATGCCGATCTGAGCCATGGTCAAGAGGCGGCTATTGCTTGTTATGTCGGGAAGGAAGTACATGAGTTGGAGGCGCTGCACGAGTCTTATCAATCCTGCGGCATAATGAAAGGCTTACGTTTCTTCACCACTTGCAGGCCCATTTATTACTTCGAACTTATGGATACGACCTTGTTTGTTAATCGGCCGGGACAGTTCGAAAAACAATTGTTTGATGGGCTAGTCAAGTGTATTGAGGAACAGCAGACGGATGAGCTATTTAGTCATGCAACGGCGATTTTTCAATTTTTTCTGGATGAGCGAATCGAGCCTGGTATTGTCCGCATCCACTTGCATTATCTGGCATACACTTTGCTGGATCTCGTGAATAACGATACGGTTACTCCAGATTCCGGGTTGATGGAATCGACTTTTCTGAAGGTGAACTACGCGATGTTATCCATGGAGGAAAACATTGAACATTTATGCGAATTCTCGCTCATGTGCGCAGAGAAACTGAAGGAGCAGCAAAAGTCAAATGCGATGGGCGTATTAGCCAAAATTGAGGCCTTCATTCACGAGCATTACAGAGAAAATATCAGCCTGAAGTTGCTCGGGGAGCAGTTTTACATGAATAGTGCATATCTGGGTCAGATTTTCAAAAAGCATTACTCGATCAGCTTCAGTGATTATTTGAATCAATTGCGTATTGAGGAAGCCGCCCGGCTGTTGCGCAGAACAGATCAAAGAGTATACGAAATCGCAACAATGGTGGGATATCGGGATTCCGATTACTTTATTAGCCGGTTCGAGAAACTCATGGGGGAGACGCCTGCACAATATCGTAAAAGTGCCCATGCTGCGTACTCTCTGGATTAA
- a CDS encoding extracellular solute-binding protein, translating to MMKKDVRKRIKYSALLALILVIALTGCTPGSSSKGEKTADGRELKQFSAFFAVPGKIAPDDNRVLKAIEEKTGVRVTMDWLTGQTAKERIGVLIAGGEYPDFIDGSDGTQQLVAAGALVPLEDYIDKYPNIKNYLGEDWKKMKNTTDGHIYFIPQFGNIQEKSMKVSHDGEAFWIQKAVLEWDNYPTIKTLDQYFDLIERYKAAHPTVDGQPTIGFEIISYDWRYFALENPPLFMAGYPNEGAAIVDKETLTAKNYNTIPEAKAYFKKINEVYHQGLVDNETFTANYDQYISKISTGRVLGMVDQGWQFLDAEASLVKQKLYDKTYVPLSITLSENVKGRYQNNPILNVNGGLAITKSCEDIEGALQYINDLLDPEMEVLRTWGQEGVDYQVDDKGVFSRNEEQRANSKDPDWVLANTGSPLVYFPHHEGMTADGKNALDPKEQPEEYLATLNDIDKKVLKAYGYTKFTDFLEPAEENEPWFPIYTYNFEPNKPETIARQKMDDVKRKWLPKVIMTSPAEFDKAWEEYQATLKESADIKAYEDALTEEVRRRMEL from the coding sequence ATGATGAAAAAGGATGTTAGAAAAAGAATCAAGTATAGTGCTCTGCTCGCTTTAATACTGGTCATCGCACTCACTGGATGTACACCGGGATCGTCCTCAAAAGGGGAAAAGACAGCAGATGGAAGGGAATTGAAACAATTTTCCGCATTTTTTGCCGTACCGGGAAAAATTGCGCCTGACGATAATCGGGTGTTAAAGGCTATTGAGGAGAAAACAGGCGTCAGAGTTACGATGGACTGGCTTACAGGCCAAACAGCCAAAGAGCGGATTGGTGTACTCATTGCAGGCGGCGAATATCCCGATTTTATCGATGGGAGTGATGGTACTCAGCAACTGGTAGCAGCAGGAGCGTTAGTACCACTTGAGGATTACATCGATAAATATCCAAACATCAAAAATTACCTGGGCGAAGACTGGAAGAAGATGAAAAATACGACGGATGGACATATCTACTTCATTCCTCAATTCGGCAATATACAAGAAAAGTCGATGAAAGTATCCCATGACGGAGAAGCATTCTGGATTCAGAAGGCCGTATTGGAGTGGGATAATTATCCGACAATCAAAACGCTTGACCAATACTTCGACTTGATTGAACGATATAAAGCAGCTCATCCGACCGTTGATGGTCAGCCAACCATTGGATTTGAAATTATCTCCTATGACTGGCGTTATTTCGCACTGGAGAACCCTCCGCTCTTCATGGCTGGTTATCCTAACGAAGGCGCAGCCATCGTTGATAAAGAAACGCTGACGGCCAAAAACTATAATACCATTCCGGAAGCGAAGGCATATTTCAAGAAAATTAATGAGGTATATCATCAAGGCCTCGTCGATAACGAAACCTTTACAGCAAACTATGACCAATATATCTCCAAAATTTCAACCGGACGTGTGCTGGGCATGGTGGATCAAGGATGGCAGTTCCTTGACGCCGAGGCATCACTCGTGAAGCAAAAATTGTATGACAAAACCTATGTACCGTTGTCCATTACACTTTCCGAGAATGTTAAAGGGCGTTATCAGAACAATCCAATCCTTAACGTGAATGGTGGCCTGGCCATTACAAAGAGCTGCGAGGATATCGAGGGAGCACTTCAATATATTAATGATTTGCTGGACCCTGAGATGGAGGTATTGAGAACCTGGGGACAGGAAGGCGTGGATTACCAAGTCGATGACAAAGGCGTGTTCTCCAGGAATGAAGAGCAACGTGCGAATTCCAAAGATCCGGACTGGGTGCTGGCAAACACGGGAAGCCCGTTGGTCTATTTCCCGCATCATGAAGGCATGACCGCTGATGGGAAGAATGCTCTTGACCCTAAGGAGCAGCCGGAGGAGTACCTTGCCACATTGAATGACATCGACAAAAAAGTGCTGAAGGCTTATGGATATACGAAGTTTACCGACTTCCTTGAGCCTGCGGAGGAAAATGAACCGTGGTTCCCAATCTACACCTATAATTTCGAACCAAATAAACCGGAGACCATCGCCAGACAGAAAATGGACGATGTAAAACGCAAATGGCTGCCAAAAGTGATTATGACTTCACCAGCCGAATTTGATAAGGCTTGGGAAGAATATCAAGCCACGCTCAAGGAAAGCGCAGATATTAAAGCGTATGAAGATGCGCTGACGGAAGAAGTCCGCAGACGTATGGAACTGTAG
- a CDS encoding ABC transporter permease codes for MAKKELQPSLKTSHIPAGTSWIGYNLSRMKSQRQLMWMSFPFIAFIAIFAYGPLWGWLMAFQNYRPGIGFMEQDWVGVDHFRTLFTDPTFLRVIRNTLAMSLISLFLGFVGSIGLALLLNELRMVLFKRVVQTVSYLPHFLSWIIVTGIVANVLSTETGIVNVLLTKLGLIDAPINFFAEPKYFWGIVGLSSMWKEIGWGTIIYLAAMASINPSLYEAASIDGAGRFRKMFNVTLPSIKPTIIILLIINVGNVLNAGFEIQYLLGNGLVQDVSETIDIFVLKYGINLGNYSLATAAGIFKSVVSLVLIFIANGIAKSLGEERLI; via the coding sequence ATGGCCAAAAAGGAGCTGCAGCCTTCGTTAAAAACCAGCCATATCCCAGCGGGAACAAGCTGGATCGGGTACAACCTGTCCAGAATGAAAAGTCAGCGACAATTAATGTGGATGTCATTTCCGTTTATTGCGTTTATCGCTATTTTTGCGTACGGACCATTATGGGGCTGGTTGATGGCGTTTCAGAATTATAGACCGGGCATTGGTTTTATGGAGCAGGATTGGGTTGGAGTGGATCATTTTCGAACGTTATTCACGGACCCTACATTTTTACGTGTCATTCGCAATACGCTGGCGATGAGCCTGATCAGTCTGTTTCTGGGATTTGTCGGCTCGATTGGTCTGGCGCTGTTATTGAATGAACTGCGAATGGTATTGTTCAAACGTGTGGTACAGACGGTTTCTTACCTTCCACATTTCCTGTCGTGGATCATCGTAACAGGCATTGTAGCGAATGTATTATCAACGGAAACAGGAATAGTGAATGTGCTGTTGACGAAATTGGGCCTGATTGATGCACCGATCAATTTTTTTGCCGAACCCAAATACTTCTGGGGGATTGTAGGTCTGTCCAGCATGTGGAAGGAAATTGGCTGGGGCACGATTATTTATCTGGCCGCCATGGCGTCGATTAATCCGAGCTTATACGAGGCAGCTTCCATCGACGGAGCCGGACGGTTTCGCAAAATGTTCAACGTCACACTTCCAAGCATCAAACCAACGATTATTATCCTGCTTATCATCAACGTTGGTAACGTACTGAACGCGGGTTTTGAGATTCAATACTTGCTGGGGAACGGACTTGTGCAGGATGTATCCGAGACGATCGACATTTTTGTTTTGAAATACGGGATTAATCTCGGCAACTACTCACTTGCCACCGCAGCAGGCATTTTCAAAAGTGTGGTCAGTCTGGTGCTCATATTTATCGCCAACGGGATTGCCAAGTCTCTTGGTGAAGAGCGATTGATATGA
- a CDS encoding carbohydrate ABC transporter permease: protein MKRFSRKRSLGDSIFSITNGIFMLLVMVVTLYPFLNTIAVSFNNGLDTIRGGIYLWPREWTLQNYVSVFQNPNLTQAAFVSVARTVVGTVVQLFCTAMLAYVLSRKEYMFNKLVTTLFVMTMYFSGGLIPGYMLIKQVGLLNSFWVYIIPGLIGVFNMIVIRTYIQGLSEGLIESAKMDGAGDFRIFMRIVLPLSKPVLATVALFIAVGQWNSWFDSMLYTAGNRNLTTLQYELMKLLSSATSQGGTVNVDSFKNVTNMVTPVSIRAAITVVTAMPIVLLYPFLQKYFVTGLTIGGVKE from the coding sequence GTGAAGCGATTTAGCAGAAAACGAAGCTTGGGTGACTCTATTTTTTCCATCACCAATGGCATATTTATGTTGCTTGTCATGGTTGTTACGTTATATCCTTTTTTAAACACCATTGCCGTATCTTTCAATAACGGGCTGGATACGATCCGCGGGGGGATCTATCTCTGGCCGAGGGAATGGACGCTGCAAAATTACGTCTCCGTATTCCAAAACCCGAATCTGACACAAGCCGCATTTGTTTCGGTCGCCAGAACTGTGGTGGGAACGGTTGTACAGCTGTTCTGTACAGCCATGCTGGCCTATGTGCTGAGCCGCAAGGAGTATATGTTTAACAAATTGGTCACAACGCTGTTTGTCATGACGATGTATTTCAGCGGTGGCTTAATTCCGGGATACATGCTGATCAAACAAGTGGGGCTGCTGAACAGCTTCTGGGTATACATTATTCCCGGGTTGATCGGAGTGTTCAACATGATCGTCATTCGTACCTACATTCAGGGACTGTCCGAGGGATTGATAGAATCCGCGAAGATGGATGGAGCCGGAGATTTTCGGATTTTCATGCGCATCGTGCTTCCGCTGTCCAAGCCGGTGTTGGCTACAGTTGCTCTGTTCATTGCTGTAGGTCAGTGGAACTCCTGGTTTGACTCCATGTTGTACACGGCGGGAAATCGGAATTTGACCACCTTGCAGTATGAGCTGATGAAATTGTTATCCTCTGCGACCTCACAGGGGGGAACCGTCAATGTGGATTCATTCAAAAATGTAACCAACATGGTGACGCCTGTATCCATTCGGGCAGCAATCACGGTTGTAACGGCAATGCCAATCGTTTTACTGTATCCGTTCTTGCAAAAATACTTTGTGACTGGACTAACCATTGGAGGGGTAAAAGAATGA
- a CDS encoding glycoside hydrolase family 43 protein, whose translation MKNANQSEQCTFNNPIMPGFYPDPSVCRVGEDFYLVTSTFAYFPGVPIFQSRDLVNWKQIGNVLDRPSQLNLQGAGHSQGIFAPTLRYHEGTFYMITTNVSHGGNFVVTATDPAGPWSDPYFIEGAEGIDPTIFFDDGKAYYLGTRPCSEGVRYNGNWEVWLRELDLGSMKLVGDSYVLWRGAMVDVIWPEGPHLYKIDEYYYLLIAEGGTGPNHAVTIARSKSLTEGYVGNPNNPIITHRHLGKRYPVVNVGHADLVQAANGQWFMVMLASRPYGGSYSNLGRETFLASVVWEDGWPVVNEGRGILEEQGTLDLKPVPVEPQLRFDHFDSDKLGLQWMFLRNPQEDLYSLTERKGYLRLKLKPQTLKEKENSSFVCLRQRHMDYVAATAMEFVPGNENETAGLVVIQNDQYHVRIERALAENQQVLRVVTVIDGQDSHIAQIALDDEVSRVYIKLAATGQQLNFYYSTDGSHYHLVAEQVDTSSLSTEVAGGFVGCCIGMFSSSNGTSSDQVADFDWFEYGSY comes from the coding sequence ATGAAAAATGCAAATCAAAGCGAACAATGCACGTTTAACAATCCGATTATGCCCGGATTTTATCCAGATCCATCCGTATGCCGGGTGGGTGAAGATTTTTATCTGGTGACATCAACATTTGCCTATTTTCCTGGCGTTCCGATCTTTCAGAGCCGTGATCTAGTGAATTGGAAACAGATTGGCAATGTGCTGGACCGCCCTTCACAGTTGAATCTTCAGGGAGCAGGCCATTCACAGGGGATATTCGCACCAACGCTCCGGTATCATGAAGGCACCTTCTATATGATTACAACCAATGTATCACATGGCGGCAATTTTGTTGTAACCGCTACCGACCCGGCTGGGCCATGGTCTGATCCATATTTTATTGAAGGCGCAGAAGGCATCGACCCTACGATTTTCTTCGATGACGGCAAAGCCTATTACCTTGGTACACGTCCTTGCTCTGAGGGAGTTCGTTATAATGGCAATTGGGAAGTTTGGTTGAGAGAGCTTGATTTGGGCAGTATGAAGCTGGTGGGAGACAGTTACGTTCTGTGGCGCGGGGCGATGGTGGATGTCATCTGGCCGGAAGGCCCGCATCTGTATAAGATCGATGAATATTACTATTTATTGATTGCAGAGGGAGGCACAGGGCCAAACCACGCCGTGACCATTGCTCGTAGCAAAAGTTTAACCGAAGGATACGTCGGGAATCCGAATAATCCAATCATTACACATCGCCATTTGGGTAAGCGTTACCCTGTTGTTAATGTAGGACATGCCGACTTGGTGCAGGCTGCGAACGGTCAATGGTTCATGGTTATGCTTGCTTCGCGTCCATATGGAGGGAGCTATAGCAACCTGGGGCGGGAGACGTTCCTTGCTTCTGTCGTTTGGGAGGACGGATGGCCTGTTGTCAATGAGGGCCGCGGAATCCTGGAGGAGCAGGGCACGTTGGATTTGAAGCCTGTTCCGGTAGAGCCGCAACTGCGTTTTGACCATTTTGACAGTGATAAACTGGGCTTGCAATGGATGTTTCTGCGTAATCCCCAGGAAGACTTATATTCATTAACCGAACGAAAAGGATACTTGCGACTGAAGCTGAAACCGCAAACCTTGAAGGAAAAAGAAAATTCCAGCTTTGTTTGTCTGCGTCAAAGGCATATGGATTATGTCGCAGCTACAGCGATGGAATTTGTGCCTGGAAATGAAAACGAAACGGCTGGTCTCGTCGTCATTCAGAACGATCAGTATCACGTACGGATTGAGCGTGCTCTGGCCGAGAATCAGCAGGTGCTGCGTGTGGTGACCGTTATAGATGGTCAGGATAGCCACATTGCGCAAATCGCGCTGGATGATGAAGTATCGCGAGTGTATATCAAACTGGCTGCGACAGGTCAGCAACTCAACTTCTATTACAGCACGGATGGAAGTCATTATCATCTGGTGGCGGAACAGGTGGATACAAGCAGCCTGAGCACCGAAGTAGCCGGCGGCTTTGTTGGCTGTTGTATCGGAATGTTTAGCAGCAGCAACGGTACTTCTTCCGATCAGGTAGCGGACTTTGACTGGTTTGAATATGGTTCGTACTAA
- a CDS encoding suppressor of fused domain protein, with amino-acid sequence MSKPSEYSPSGVPILRHKDRKREWQSTSYAKDEWLEQIEKHADQYLGEAESVFHELLSDKVHIDVHMIRPTPERNYYTLYTTGMSALPMNTPEDAEDYEYAELMICLPPDWPLSEEELEESDNYWPIRWLKTMARLPHDYDTWLSWGHTVPNGDPAMPFSNNTEMCAFIVLPPLEVDEDFLTLDMEDGQTVHFYAVLPIYLEELEHKLEYGLDALLDRFEEHHVNEILDINRVNSCGDAS; translated from the coding sequence ATGTCCAAACCATCCGAATATTCACCCTCCGGCGTTCCTATCCTTCGTCATAAGGATAGGAAGCGTGAGTGGCAGTCTACTTCTTATGCAAAAGACGAATGGCTGGAGCAAATCGAGAAACATGCCGACCAATATCTCGGCGAAGCCGAGTCTGTATTCCATGAGTTGCTGTCAGACAAGGTTCATATCGATGTCCATATGATTCGTCCAACACCAGAACGAAATTATTACACATTGTACACCACAGGCATGAGCGCCTTGCCTATGAACACGCCTGAAGATGCAGAGGACTATGAGTACGCAGAGTTGATGATTTGTTTGCCGCCGGATTGGCCACTATCAGAGGAGGAATTGGAGGAGTCGGACAACTACTGGCCAATACGCTGGTTAAAAACGATGGCTCGCTTGCCGCATGACTACGATACCTGGCTAAGTTGGGGGCATACGGTGCCGAATGGTGATCCGGCAATGCCATTTTCCAATAACACAGAAATGTGTGCCTTTATCGTGCTGCCTCCGCTTGAAGTCGATGAGGATTTCCTGACGCTCGACATGGAAGATGGACAGACTGTGCACTTCTACGCAGTCCTCCCTATTTACCTGGAGGAGCTTGAGCACAAGCTCGAATATGGTTTGGACGCTCTGCTAGACCGTTTCGAAGAACATCATGTGAACGAAATTTTGGATATAAACCGGGTCAATTCCTGTGGGGATGCTTCATAA
- a CDS encoding ArsR/SmtB family transcription factor: MNQSIQQFKADFFKALAHPMRIQILELLSEGAKNVNELQSILGSEGSAVSQQLAVLRSKNVVHGIKEGTTVTYSLRDPLIKDLLAVTKQIFDNHLVDAISMLEDIRKES; the protein is encoded by the coding sequence ATGAATCAGAGCATACAACAGTTTAAAGCGGATTTTTTCAAAGCGTTGGCACACCCGATGCGGATTCAGATTCTGGAGTTGCTGAGTGAAGGAGCCAAAAACGTGAATGAACTGCAAAGCATTCTGGGATCGGAAGGCTCTGCCGTTTCACAGCAACTGGCTGTACTGCGTAGCAAAAACGTTGTCCACGGAATAAAAGAAGGGACAACCGTCACCTATTCGCTGCGTGATCCGCTGATTAAGGACCTGCTGGCAGTCACCAAACAGATTTTTGACAATCATCTGGTTGATGCCATTTCCATGCTGGAAGATATTCGTAAAGAGTCCTGA